A window of the Gossypium hirsutum isolate 1008001.06 chromosome A03, Gossypium_hirsutum_v2.1, whole genome shotgun sequence genome harbors these coding sequences:
- the LOC107933732 gene encoding uncharacterized protein isoform X2 encodes MNLKDYGGGFEFCNLSDDKIYDDLGEGTSGARTNLHNMELSQENTFAVDPVLLSLPCSSDMENFGDFGLCDLSDNEIYGDWGEGTSDARANQLNMKLSQESTFTVQGYSELITCRS; translated from the exons ATGAATTTGAAAGACTATGGTGGTGGTTTTGAGTTCTGTAATCTGTCAG ATGACAAGATATACGATGATTTAGGTGAAGGCACCAGTGGTGCTAGAACAAATCTACACAATATGGAACTGTCACAAGAGAACACCTTTGCCGTTGATCCT GTTCTTCTGTCTCTGCCGTGTTCTTCTGATATGGAAAACTTTGGTGATTTTGGACTTTGTGATCTGTCAG ATAATGAGATATATGGTGATTGGGGTGAAGGCACCAGTGATGCCAGAGCAAATCAACTGAATATGAAACTGTCACAAGAGAGTACCTTTACTGTTCAAGG GTATTCAGAACTCATTACTTGCCGTAGCTGA
- the LOC107933732 gene encoding uncharacterized protein isoform X1, whose amino-acid sequence MKDSYMVALYMNLKDYGGGFEFCNLSDDKIYDDLGEGTSGARTNLHNMELSQENTFAVDPVLLSLPCSSDMENFGDFGLCDLSDNEIYGDWGEGTSDARANQLNMKLSQESTFTVQGYSELITCRS is encoded by the exons ATGAAGGACAGTTATATG GTTGCTCTGTATATGAATTTGAAAGACTATGGTGGTGGTTTTGAGTTCTGTAATCTGTCAG ATGACAAGATATACGATGATTTAGGTGAAGGCACCAGTGGTGCTAGAACAAATCTACACAATATGGAACTGTCACAAGAGAACACCTTTGCCGTTGATCCT GTTCTTCTGTCTCTGCCGTGTTCTTCTGATATGGAAAACTTTGGTGATTTTGGACTTTGTGATCTGTCAG ATAATGAGATATATGGTGATTGGGGTGAAGGCACCAGTGATGCCAGAGCAAATCAACTGAATATGAAACTGTCACAAGAGAGTACCTTTACTGTTCAAGG GTATTCAGAACTCATTACTTGCCGTAGCTGA
- the LOC107933716 gene encoding uncharacterized protein, producing the protein MEVYALKMIEPITVFPSQAPEFINQTLLKHSWELLRLFFFGIAVSYGLFSQRNDETDKEPNNQSMFDNVQCFVSRFLQASSFFDDEAENMSGSDESKVQIWSSQYYRNELPTVLVAKKKGDDEIEKPLLLPVRSLKSSRVTEVHNGENNVVLPSLIPWRSRDGDIVKNKTSYRSPSPPPPPPPLLKQRDYVDGEIEHGMETSDDDNDGTESEDEDEIVGKTCIVSSTNNGENNAEAVGPNNGIDGGSDVDKKADEFIAKVREQIRLQMIDSIKR; encoded by the exons ATGGAggtttatgctctaaagatgattgagcccatAACCG TTTTCCCCTCACAAGCACCTGAATTCATCAACCAAACACTGTTGAAGCATAGCTGGGAGCTTCTCCGCTTGTTCTTCTTCGGCATAGCTGTTTCTTATGGGCTTTTTAGTCAACGAAACGATGAAACCGATAAAGAACCCAACAACCAGTCCATGTTCGATAATGTACAGTGTTTCGTGTCTAGATTCCTTCAGGCATCGTCATTTTTCGATGATGAAGCTGAAAACATGTCTGGGTCTGATGAAAGTAAGGTCCAGATATGGAGTAGTCAATATTATAGGAATGAATTACCCACTGTTTTGGTAGCTAAAAAGAAAGgtgatgatgaaattgaaaagCCTTTGCTTTTGCCTGTTAGGAGCTTGAAATCATCACGTGTTACGGAGGTCCATAATGGTGAGAACAACGTCGTTCTTCCTTCACTAATTCCATGGCGGTCAAGGGATGGTGATATAGTGAAGAACAAGACAAGTTACAGGTCTCCATCACCGCCGCCACCTCCGCCGCCATTATTGAAACAAAGGGACTATGTTGATGGTGAAATTGAACATGGGATGGAAACTagtgatgatgataatgatggTACAGAGAGTGAGGATGAAGATGAAATTGTTGGCAAAACATGCATTGTTTCAAGCACCAACAATGGTGAAAACAATGCGGAAGCTGTCGGTCCAAACAATGGTATAGATGGAGGATCCGATGTTGATAAAAAGGCCGATGAGTTTATAGCTAAAGTTAGAGAACAGATTAGGCTTCAAATGATTGATTCTATTAAGAGATGA